A stretch of Mycobacterium sp. ITM-2016-00316 DNA encodes these proteins:
- a CDS encoding nitroreductase/quinone reductase family protein — MPLRYVDPHRPRGDKYHASVRFGRSRLGQFVARHIARRTDPYLFRLTGGRINMGPIINAPLVSTGAKSGQRRQVQLTYFHDGQDVILIASNFGGAKHPQWYHNLKANPECEFGMEPFTASEVTDPDDYERLFGLAEQVYAGYDDYRDKTAPAGRQIPIFRLTPR, encoded by the coding sequence ATGCCGTTGCGCTACGTCGATCCCCACAGGCCCCGCGGCGACAAATACCACGCCAGTGTGCGCTTCGGGCGTTCGCGGTTAGGCCAGTTCGTCGCCCGGCACATCGCCCGCCGCACCGACCCGTATCTGTTCCGGTTGACCGGTGGCCGGATCAATATGGGGCCGATCATCAATGCGCCGCTCGTGTCGACCGGGGCGAAGTCCGGGCAGCGGCGCCAGGTGCAGCTCACCTATTTCCACGACGGGCAGGACGTCATCCTGATCGCCTCGAACTTCGGCGGCGCCAAGCATCCCCAGTGGTACCACAACCTGAAGGCCAACCCGGAATGCGAGTTCGGTATGGAACCCTTCACGGCGTCCGAGGTGACCGATCCCGACGATTACGAGCGCTTGTTCGGCCTCGCCGAACAGGTCTACGCCGGGTATGACGACTACCGCGACAAGACGGCCCCGGCCGGCCGGCAGATCCCGATCTTCCGGCTGACGCCGCGCTGA
- a CDS encoding guanylate cyclase, which yields MNANTVPLSRALEETRTGDIWLFRGGSGPDRAIQALTNAPVNHVGMTVAIDDLPPLIWHAELGQKLLDLWTGTHHRGVQLNDAREVVERWVHEYGQKAWLRQLTPPANRAQEDLMLKVVARMNGTAFPSTARLTGRWLRGRLPIVSDFTRGLPVIHRKVRESAERDKQRRRSQGLETAYCAETVAITYEEMGLLSTEKRENYFDPGKFWSGDSLSLAPGYSLTDEIAVIVDPKAG from the coding sequence GTGAACGCGAATACGGTGCCCCTGTCCCGGGCGCTCGAGGAGACCCGGACCGGCGATATCTGGCTGTTCCGCGGCGGCTCCGGCCCCGATCGGGCCATTCAGGCGCTGACCAACGCGCCGGTCAACCATGTCGGTATGACCGTGGCGATCGATGACCTGCCTCCCCTGATCTGGCACGCCGAACTCGGCCAGAAGTTGCTGGACCTGTGGACCGGCACCCATCACCGCGGTGTCCAGCTCAACGATGCCCGCGAGGTGGTGGAACGCTGGGTGCACGAATACGGGCAGAAGGCCTGGCTGCGCCAGCTCACCCCGCCGGCCAACCGCGCGCAGGAAGATCTGATGCTCAAGGTGGTGGCCCGGATGAACGGCACCGCCTTCCCGTCGACGGCCCGGCTGACCGGACGCTGGCTGCGCGGACGGTTGCCGATCGTCAGCGATTTCACCCGCGGGCTGCCGGTCATCCACCGCAAGGTCCGCGAATCGGCCGAACGGGACAAGCAACGCCGGCGGTCCCAAGGCCTGGAGACCGCGTACTGCGCGGAGACGGTGGCCATCACCTATGAGGAGATGGGGCTGCTGAGCACCGAGAAGCGGGAGAACTACTTCGATCCGGGCAAGTTCTGGAGCGGCGACAGCCTGTCGCTGGCGCCGGGATACTCGCTGACCGACGAGATCGCGGTCATCGTCGACCCGAAGGCGGGCTGA
- a CDS encoding DUF4239 domain-containing protein, which translates to MISQWLVSNLPSWALLLGIIAFVTGGAVLVQAFVRRRFPSLKGDEHNDVIKFAFGVVGFVFAFFLGFVVSAMWGQIGDADGRARTEGSAGVQLARNSMVFDQPDRDNIRKALLEYHQAALVEWRENATGSSSADADAALTRLSAAFEQVQARTDAQKTLLATSFSNLDNLSQARTQRVLQAGTDVGPPWSLWAVIWLTSALMLLCAIIYDVQKPSTHYAMVAILGVLVAVNLFLVMELSHPFLGDIGTSSAPLEQVIRQLS; encoded by the coding sequence ATGATCAGTCAATGGCTGGTGAGCAACCTTCCTTCGTGGGCGCTGTTGCTCGGAATCATCGCGTTCGTCACGGGCGGTGCGGTACTCGTCCAGGCATTCGTGCGCCGCAGGTTCCCCAGCCTCAAGGGTGACGAGCACAACGACGTCATCAAGTTCGCGTTCGGGGTGGTGGGTTTCGTGTTCGCGTTCTTTCTCGGCTTCGTGGTTTCCGCCATGTGGGGACAGATCGGCGATGCGGACGGCCGGGCGCGCACCGAAGGATCCGCAGGAGTGCAACTGGCCAGAAACTCCATGGTTTTCGACCAGCCCGATCGCGACAACATCCGCAAGGCCCTGCTCGAATACCACCAGGCCGCGCTGGTCGAGTGGCGCGAGAACGCCACCGGCAGTTCCTCCGCCGATGCGGACGCGGCGTTGACGCGGCTCAGTGCGGCCTTTGAGCAGGTCCAAGCGCGGACCGACGCCCAAAAGACATTGCTGGCAACCTCTTTCAGCAATCTCGACAACCTCAGTCAGGCCCGTACGCAGCGGGTTCTGCAAGCGGGCACCGATGTCGGACCACCGTGGTCGCTATGGGCGGTCATCTGGCTGACCAGTGCCCTCATGTTGTTGTGCGCCATCATCTACGACGTCCAGAAGCCCTCCACGCACTACGCCATGGTGGCGATCCTGGGTGTGTTGGTGGCGGTGAACCTGTTCCTGGTCATGGAACTGTCGCACCCGTTCCTCGGCGATATCGGGACGTCCTCGGCACCGCTGGAACAGGTCATCCGGCAGCTGTCGTAG
- a CDS encoding TetR/AcrR family transcriptional regulator encodes MQSVPSVGSSAEERDRIVEATFDCLSEPHEGPVHVSAILARAEVSSRAFYRHFQSKDELFLAMLEQVTERLAVLLDEIACAESPDPVDQLRTWLDQMFTLASDTDLHRYLAVLDCDEMRSAKGYREARERSRARREGSLATILRTGHAEGAFPWAEPESDAIAIAALVSRELTSARIFDPAQIPLSRARVEGFTLRALGVAGKS; translated from the coding sequence GTGCAGTCAGTGCCATCAGTGGGATCCAGCGCCGAGGAGCGCGACCGCATCGTGGAGGCGACCTTCGACTGCCTGTCCGAACCGCATGAGGGCCCGGTGCACGTCTCGGCCATCCTGGCGCGGGCGGAGGTATCCAGCCGTGCCTTCTACCGGCACTTCCAGTCCAAGGACGAGCTGTTCCTCGCAATGCTGGAACAGGTGACCGAACGGCTGGCCGTGCTGCTCGACGAGATCGCCTGCGCCGAGTCCCCCGATCCGGTGGATCAGCTGCGGACGTGGCTGGACCAGATGTTCACCTTGGCCAGTGACACCGATCTGCACCGTTATCTGGCCGTGCTGGACTGCGACGAGATGCGTTCGGCCAAGGGGTACCGGGAGGCGCGCGAGCGGTCTCGCGCCCGCCGAGAAGGCTCGCTGGCAACCATCCTGCGTACCGGTCACGCGGAGGGGGCGTTCCCGTGGGCGGAGCCGGAATCGGATGCCATCGCGATCGCAGCCCTGGTGAGCCGCGAGCTGACCTCGGCAAGGATCTTCGATCCGGCGCAGATCCCGTTGTCACGGGCCCGCGTGGAGGGATTCACGCTGCGTGCGCTCGGGGTCGCCGGCAAATCGTGA
- the ychF gene encoding redox-regulated ATPase YchF codes for MSLNLGIVGLPNVGKSTLFNALTRNDVLAANYPFATIEPNEGVVALPDPRLDKLAEIFGSEKTVPAPVTFVDIAGIVKGASEGAGLGNKFLANIRECDAICQVVRAFADDDVVHVDGRVDPRSDIEVIETELILADMQTLEKAVPRLEKEARTNKDRKAVLEAAVAAQAVLDTGKTLFSAGTDVALLRELNLMTTKPFLYVFNADESVLTDEAKQAELRALVAPADAVFLDAKIESELIELDDESAAELLESIGQTERGLDALARAGFHTLNLQTYLTAGPKESRAWTIHRGDTAPKAAGVIHTDFEKGFIKAEIVSFADLVEAGSMAAAKAAGKVRMEGKDYVMVDGDVVEFRFNV; via the coding sequence GTGAGCTTGAACCTCGGAATCGTCGGTCTCCCCAACGTCGGCAAGTCGACCCTTTTCAACGCGTTGACGCGGAACGACGTGCTGGCCGCGAACTACCCGTTCGCGACCATCGAACCCAATGAGGGTGTGGTGGCGTTGCCGGACCCCCGGCTGGACAAACTGGCCGAGATCTTCGGGTCGGAGAAGACGGTGCCGGCGCCGGTGACGTTCGTCGACATCGCCGGCATCGTGAAGGGCGCGTCCGAGGGAGCCGGGCTGGGCAACAAGTTCCTGGCCAACATCCGCGAGTGCGATGCCATCTGTCAGGTGGTGCGCGCATTCGCCGATGACGATGTGGTGCACGTCGACGGCCGGGTGGACCCGCGTTCGGATATCGAGGTCATCGAGACCGAGCTGATCCTGGCCGATATGCAGACCCTCGAGAAGGCGGTTCCGCGGCTGGAGAAGGAAGCGCGCACCAACAAGGACCGCAAGGCCGTGCTGGAGGCGGCGGTGGCGGCCCAGGCGGTGCTCGACACCGGCAAGACGCTCTTCTCGGCCGGAACCGATGTGGCGCTGCTGCGCGAGCTGAACCTGATGACCACCAAACCGTTCCTGTATGTGTTCAACGCCGACGAGTCGGTGCTCACCGATGAGGCCAAACAGGCCGAGTTGCGTGCGCTGGTGGCCCCGGCGGATGCGGTGTTCCTGGACGCCAAGATCGAGTCCGAGCTGATCGAGCTGGACGACGAGTCCGCGGCCGAGTTGCTGGAGTCCATCGGGCAGACCGAGCGGGGTCTGGATGCGTTGGCGCGGGCCGGTTTCCACACCCTGAACCTGCAGACCTATCTGACGGCAGGGCCGAAGGAGTCCCGCGCGTGGACGATTCACCGCGGCGACACCGCGCCGAAGGCGGCCGGCGTCATCCACACCGACTTCGAGAAGGGCTTCATCAAGGCCGAGATCGTGTCCTTCGCCGATTTGGTGGAGGCCGGCTCGATGGCCGCGGCCAAGGCTGCCGGCAAGGTCCGGATGGAGGGCAAGGACTACGTGATGGTCGACGGGGACGTCGTGGAGTTCAGGTTCAATGTCTGA
- a CDS encoding alpha/beta fold hydrolase — protein MANSTPQTVTFRGVDDLSLVADEWNRDTVTAASGPTVLMLHGGGQNRHSWKNTGQILADRGMHVVALDSRGHGDSDRSPTASYDVETLSSDILQVLYQIGRPVALVGASMGGLTGIQAAHEAGPDLVTKLILVDVVPRFEKDGSARIRDFMFNHIHGFDSLDQAAEAIAAYLPHRPRPRSTEGLKKNLRLRDGRWYWHWDPAFLTKPGDDPFARVDKLEAAATNLSVPILLIRGKLSDVVSEEGVRDFLQKVPAAEFVELSEAGHTAAGDDNDAFTEVVVRFVGV, from the coding sequence ATGGCCAACAGCACGCCCCAGACCGTCACATTCCGCGGTGTCGACGACCTCTCGTTGGTGGCCGACGAATGGAACCGGGACACCGTGACGGCGGCATCGGGCCCGACCGTGCTGATGTTGCACGGCGGCGGGCAGAACCGGCACTCCTGGAAGAACACCGGCCAGATTCTTGCCGATCGCGGAATGCACGTCGTGGCGCTGGACAGTCGCGGTCACGGTGACAGCGACCGCTCCCCGACCGCCAGCTATGACGTCGAGACGCTCAGCTCCGACATCTTGCAGGTGCTCTATCAGATCGGCAGGCCCGTGGCGCTCGTCGGCGCCAGCATGGGTGGGCTGACCGGCATCCAGGCCGCCCACGAGGCGGGCCCGGACCTGGTGACCAAGCTGATCCTCGTCGATGTGGTGCCGCGTTTCGAGAAGGACGGCAGCGCCCGGATCCGCGATTTCATGTTCAACCACATCCACGGCTTCGATTCGCTCGATCAGGCCGCCGAGGCCATCGCGGCGTATCTGCCGCACCGCCCCCGGCCCCGCAGCACCGAGGGCCTGAAGAAGAACCTGCGGCTGCGTGACGGCCGGTGGTACTGGCATTGGGACCCGGCGTTTCTCACCAAACCCGGCGATGACCCCTTCGCCCGGGTGGACAAGCTGGAGGCGGCCGCGACCAACCTGTCGGTGCCGATCCTGCTGATCCGCGGCAAGCTCTCCGACGTGGTGTCCGAGGAGGGCGTTCGCGACTTCCTGCAGAAGGTCCCCGCGGCCGAATTCGTCGAACTGTCCGAGGCGGGCCATACCGCCGCCGGTGACGACAACGATGCCTTCACCGAGGTCGTCGTGAGGTTCGTCGGCGTGTGA
- a CDS encoding UdgX family uracil-DNA binding protein (This protein belongs to the uracil DNA glycosylase superfamily, members of which act in excision repair of DNA. However, it belongs more specifically to UdgX branch, whose founding member was found to bind uracil in DNA (where it does not belong), without cleaving it, appears to promote DNA repair by a pathway involving RecA, rather than base excision.), translating to MAISVAHPGAQEFIPPVHDLGALADAARACRGCDLYRDADQTVFGAGPPSARLLLVGEQPGDQEDRAGEPFVGPAGRLLNKALLEAGIDREQVYVTNAVKHFKFARAAGNKRRIHKTPSRTEVVACRPWLFAELDVIDPEVVVALGATAAKALLGNDFRLTAHRREVLRPPADGFGAAFAIVATPHPSSVLRGPSERRDAAFAGLVDDLQTACGLLGQRR from the coding sequence ATGGCCATTTCAGTGGCGCATCCAGGCGCGCAGGAGTTCATACCGCCGGTCCACGACCTCGGCGCGCTCGCCGACGCCGCGCGCGCTTGCCGTGGCTGCGATCTTTACCGCGATGCCGATCAGACGGTGTTCGGCGCCGGCCCTCCCTCGGCGCGACTGCTACTGGTGGGCGAGCAGCCCGGTGACCAGGAGGACCGCGCCGGCGAACCGTTCGTCGGGCCGGCCGGGCGCCTGTTGAACAAGGCGCTGCTCGAGGCCGGGATAGACCGCGAGCAGGTGTACGTCACCAACGCGGTCAAACATTTCAAGTTCGCCCGCGCGGCCGGGAACAAGCGCCGGATTCACAAGACGCCCAGCCGCACCGAAGTCGTCGCCTGTCGACCCTGGTTGTTCGCCGAGCTCGATGTCATCGATCCGGAAGTCGTGGTCGCACTTGGCGCCACCGCCGCGAAAGCACTGTTGGGTAATGACTTTCGACTGACGGCCCACCGGCGCGAGGTGTTGCGCCCGCCGGCGGACGGGTTCGGCGCCGCTTTCGCCATCGTGGCCACCCCGCATCCGTCCTCGGTGCTGCGCGGGCCGTCCGAGCGCCGTGACGCCGCATTCGCCGGACTGGTCGACGACCTGCAGACCGCATGCGGGCTGCTCGGACAACGTCGCTGA
- a CDS encoding DUF72 domain-containing protein — protein sequence MAVRIGTSGWSYDHWDGVLYPPALPKSRRLEVYTAEFDTVELNASFYRWPKPATFAQWSQKLPGGFTMSVKASRGLTHARRLGSPEQWIDRMAAGWAELGDRRAALLVQLHPAQQRDDERLDHFLNAMPAGIPVAMELRHPSWDDPAVYDLLSRYGAAYVVMSGPGLPCVMATTADLVYLRLHGPGDDAMYAGSYGTEELRRWADHIREWDAQGRDALVYFNNDLGGHAVRNARELRAMLC from the coding sequence ATGGCCGTGCGAATCGGCACGTCGGGATGGTCCTACGATCACTGGGACGGGGTGCTCTACCCGCCGGCGCTGCCGAAGTCCCGCCGGTTGGAGGTCTACACCGCGGAGTTCGACACCGTAGAGCTCAATGCGAGCTTCTACCGCTGGCCCAAGCCGGCGACGTTCGCACAGTGGTCCCAGAAATTGCCCGGCGGTTTCACCATGTCGGTGAAGGCATCGCGCGGACTGACGCACGCCCGCCGGCTGGGTTCCCCCGAGCAGTGGATCGACCGGATGGCCGCCGGCTGGGCCGAACTCGGTGACAGACGGGCCGCCCTGCTGGTGCAGCTGCATCCAGCGCAGCAACGTGACGACGAACGGCTGGACCACTTCCTGAACGCGATGCCGGCGGGAATCCCGGTGGCGATGGAGCTACGCCATCCGTCCTGGGACGACCCGGCGGTATACGACCTTCTGAGCAGATACGGCGCCGCCTACGTGGTGATGAGCGGGCCAGGTCTGCCGTGCGTGATGGCAACCACCGCCGATCTGGTCTACCTGCGACTGCACGGACCCGGAGACGATGCGATGTACGCGGGTTCCTACGGTACCGAGGAGCTGCGCCGGTGGGCCGACCATATTCGCGAATGGGACGCTCAGGGCCGGGATGCGCTGGTGTACTTCAACAACGACCTCGGCGGGCACGCGGTCCGCAACGCGAGAGAGTTGCGGGCGATGCTCTGTTGA
- a CDS encoding aminotransferase, with protein sequence MRDVAGFNFLEQPALPAAQVTEQQAAELLADRYGSRGAVTSLGSQQDCNFLVSEDGAPVAVLKIANPAFTETELAAQDAAAEVIARTHPDLRVATPLPPVDGEPAQGVRLLPFLAGGTLTERGYLSPETVAAMGDLAARVSRALDGFSHPGLDRVLQWDLRYGKDVVDRLIAHAPRQRDEIQTAAREAWLRIAPHADDLPRQAVHLDLTDANVVAGPAGLPDGIIDFGDLSHTWAISELAITLSSVLGHPGNDPTSILPGVKAFHAVRPLDPVEAQVLWPLLVLRTAVLIVSGAQQGELDPDNAYVTEQSEDEWRMFAQATSVPMEVVSALITAELGLAPAAPEVEIENRLISDLDPEAVVTLDLSDTLDSDDDLAAAAVCDGAGLVLTRFGRPRLNRAPLLSQHSPDVVETGIGLWPAATTRVLAPWDGEVVDRSDDRITLRGLDFELTLRGVESSTAPGHVRAGEHLGVVAQGRWTRLAVRPCGAPAAPEFTSAELAPGWLALSRDPRTVLGLDPLPDTPQRDLLERRDDSFAKVQERYYRHPPQIERGHRHYLMSTAGRVYLDMVNNVTVLGHAHPRIADAASTQLLRLNTNSRFNYSAVVEFSERIAATLPDPLDTAFLVNSGSEASDLAIRLATAVSGRRDVIAVREAYHGWTYATDAVSTSTADNPNALATRPDWVHTVESPNSFRGKYRGEQAHRYARDAVAQIEAMTAAGRPPAAFICEPVYGNAGGMALPDGYLQQVYAAVRAAGGVAIADEVQVGYGRLGHWFWGFPQQQVVPDIVSVAKATGNGYPLGAVITTRAIAEAFRSQGYFFSSTGGSPLSCAIGLTVLDVLRDEGLQDNALRVGEHLKARLMALGDKHPLVGTVHGMGLYLGVEMIRDATTLEPATAETMAICERMLELGVIIQPTGDHQNILKTKPPLCIDLAGADFYVDTLDRVLTEGW encoded by the coding sequence GTGAGAGACGTGGCGGGTTTCAATTTCCTCGAGCAGCCGGCCCTCCCGGCGGCCCAGGTCACCGAACAACAGGCGGCCGAGCTGCTCGCCGACCGGTACGGCTCCCGCGGGGCGGTCACATCCCTTGGTAGTCAGCAGGACTGCAACTTCCTGGTGTCCGAGGACGGCGCCCCGGTGGCGGTGCTCAAGATCGCGAATCCGGCCTTCACCGAGACCGAACTGGCCGCGCAGGACGCCGCGGCCGAGGTGATCGCCCGGACCCACCCCGACCTGCGGGTCGCCACGCCGTTGCCGCCCGTTGACGGCGAGCCGGCACAGGGTGTCCGACTCTTGCCCTTCCTGGCCGGCGGAACCCTCACCGAGCGTGGCTATCTGAGCCCGGAGACCGTCGCCGCCATGGGAGATCTGGCCGCCCGGGTGAGCCGGGCCCTCGACGGCTTCAGCCACCCCGGCCTAGACCGGGTACTGCAATGGGACCTGCGCTACGGCAAGGACGTCGTCGACCGACTGATCGCGCACGCGCCGCGGCAACGCGACGAGATCCAGACCGCGGCCCGAGAGGCGTGGTTGCGGATCGCGCCGCACGCCGATGACCTACCCCGCCAGGCGGTGCATCTGGATCTGACCGACGCGAACGTGGTGGCCGGGCCCGCGGGCCTGCCGGACGGCATCATCGACTTCGGCGACCTGTCCCACACCTGGGCAATCTCCGAACTGGCCATCACACTGTCCTCGGTACTCGGCCACCCCGGTAACGATCCGACCTCGATCCTGCCCGGCGTCAAGGCCTTTCATGCGGTGCGCCCGCTGGATCCGGTGGAGGCACAGGTGCTGTGGCCGCTGCTGGTGTTGCGTACCGCGGTGCTCATCGTCAGCGGTGCCCAACAGGGCGAACTCGATCCGGACAATGCCTACGTCACCGAACAATCCGAGGATGAGTGGCGGATGTTCGCCCAAGCCACCTCGGTGCCGATGGAGGTGGTGTCGGCGCTGATCACTGCCGAACTCGGCTTGGCACCGGCCGCACCCGAGGTAGAGATCGAGAACCGGCTCATCTCCGATCTGGACCCGGAAGCCGTCGTCACACTTGACCTTTCGGATACGTTGGACAGCGACGACGACCTGGCCGCCGCGGCAGTGTGTGACGGTGCCGGTCTGGTGCTCACTCGGTTCGGCCGTCCGCGGCTGAACCGAGCACCCCTGCTCTCCCAGCACAGCCCGGACGTTGTCGAGACCGGTATCGGGTTGTGGCCGGCCGCGACGACTCGGGTGCTGGCCCCGTGGGACGGGGAGGTGGTGGACCGTTCCGATGACCGGATCACGTTGCGTGGGCTGGACTTCGAGCTGACGCTGCGCGGGGTCGAATCCAGTACCGCACCCGGCCATGTGCGCGCCGGCGAGCACCTCGGTGTGGTCGCACAGGGCCGCTGGACCCGACTGGCGGTCCGCCCGTGCGGTGCCCCGGCGGCACCGGAGTTCACCTCGGCCGAGCTGGCACCCGGCTGGTTGGCGTTATCCCGGGACCCGCGAACGGTGCTGGGCCTCGATCCGCTCCCCGACACCCCGCAGCGGGATCTGCTGGAGCGCCGCGATGACAGCTTCGCCAAGGTGCAGGAGCGCTACTACCGCCATCCCCCGCAGATCGAACGCGGGCACCGGCATTACCTGATGTCGACGGCCGGTCGCGTCTACCTCGACATGGTCAACAACGTGACCGTGCTCGGCCACGCCCATCCCCGGATCGCCGATGCGGCATCGACGCAGCTGCTCCGGCTCAACACCAACTCACGGTTCAACTATTCGGCGGTCGTGGAGTTCAGCGAACGGATCGCCGCGACGCTGCCGGACCCGCTGGACACCGCCTTCCTGGTCAATTCCGGTTCGGAGGCAAGCGATCTCGCGATCCGGCTGGCCACCGCGGTGTCCGGGCGCCGCGACGTCATCGCCGTGCGCGAGGCCTATCACGGGTGGACCTACGCCACCGATGCGGTGTCCACGTCGACGGCGGACAACCCGAACGCTCTGGCCACCCGCCCGGACTGGGTGCACACCGTGGAATCGCCGAACAGCTTCCGCGGCAAGTACCGCGGTGAGCAGGCCCATCGTTACGCCCGCGACGCCGTCGCCCAGATCGAGGCGATGACCGCCGCAGGCCGCCCGCCGGCGGCCTTCATCTGTGAGCCGGTGTACGGCAACGCCGGTGGCATGGCGCTGCCGGACGGTTACCTGCAGCAGGTGTACGCCGCGGTGCGGGCGGCCGGTGGGGTGGCCATCGCCGACGAGGTGCAGGTCGGCTACGGCCGCCTCGGGCACTGGTTCTGGGGTTTCCCGCAGCAGCAGGTGGTGCCCGATATCGTGTCGGTCGCCAAGGCCACCGGCAACGGCTATCCGCTGGGTGCGGTGATCACCACCCGCGCGATCGCCGAGGCGTTCCGCTCGCAGGGCTACTTCTTCTCCTCCACCGGCGGCAGCCCGCTGTCCTGCGCGATCGGGCTGACCGTGCTCGACGTGCTACGTGACGAGGGGCTGCAGGACAACGCGCTCCGCGTCGGCGAGCACCTGAAAGCCCGGCTGATGGCGTTGGGCGACAAGCACCCGCTCGTGGGCACCGTGCACGGGATGGGGCTCTATCTCGGTGTGGAGATGATCCGCGATGCGACAACCCTGGAACCCGCCACCGCGGAGACGATGGCGATCTGTGAGCGCATGCTGGAACTCGGCGTGATCATCCAGCCGACCGGCGATCACCAGAACATCCTGAAGACCAAGCCCCCGTTGTGCATTGACCTCGCGGGCGCGGACTTCTACGTCGACACCCTGGACCGGGTGCTCACCGAGGGCTGGTAG
- a CDS encoding DUF6542 domain-containing protein, whose amino-acid sequence MSGQSAEPTESVDHRSALPRFQGLLPPSLPGLPSGLPWWGATLLAVTATAVGFAYDAGAGNKELGAVFATLYVLGALAAVVLVRRSGLFTAVIQPPLILFVAVPTSYFLFHSGELSGIKDILINCGYPLIERFPLMFFTSAAVLLVGMARWYLDRGTEPVEAAAVAGPPAEAPRRAARRFARSAGPVEVDEDAPIRAPRRPRPESAEPYERPRRAPRTGEPSRARHNRPPESDIAASAAAADRRERAAARERSGRPRRQGEPPLPGERQPRRPRNPAARDPRDPREPRRTPPPSRGYDPYEPRDGEYERPRRRPRPDGYEPDYGRPDERQDPYQERPRRSSPTDSSHHPVSRVRYRSTDEERHTEHRTRPRASHRRDDWE is encoded by the coding sequence GTGTCAGGTCAGTCAGCAGAGCCGACGGAGTCGGTTGATCACCGCTCCGCGCTCCCCCGATTCCAGGGGTTGCTGCCACCGAGTCTGCCGGGTCTGCCGTCCGGACTGCCGTGGTGGGGCGCCACCCTTCTGGCGGTCACGGCGACGGCCGTCGGCTTCGCCTACGACGCGGGTGCGGGCAACAAGGAACTCGGCGCCGTCTTTGCCACCCTCTACGTCCTCGGCGCTCTGGCCGCGGTGGTGCTGGTGCGCCGCAGCGGACTGTTCACCGCCGTCATCCAGCCCCCGCTGATCCTGTTCGTCGCCGTGCCCACCTCCTACTTCCTGTTCCACAGTGGCGAGCTCAGTGGCATCAAGGACATCCTGATCAACTGCGGCTACCCGCTGATCGAACGTTTCCCGCTGATGTTCTTCACCTCGGCCGCGGTGCTGCTGGTCGGCATGGCCCGCTGGTACCTCGACCGCGGTACCGAGCCCGTCGAAGCCGCCGCGGTAGCCGGGCCGCCCGCCGAGGCTCCGCGGCGCGCGGCCCGCCGATTCGCCCGCAGCGCAGGCCCGGTCGAGGTCGACGAGGACGCACCGATCCGGGCTCCGCGCCGGCCCCGCCCTGAGTCCGCCGAACCCTACGAGCGGCCACGTCGCGCCCCGCGCACCGGTGAGCCCTCCCGCGCCCGGCACAACCGTCCGCCGGAGTCCGATATCGCCGCATCGGCCGCGGCCGCCGATCGCCGCGAGCGCGCCGCCGCCCGGGAGCGCTCCGGCCGGCCCCGTCGCCAGGGCGAGCCGCCGCTGCCCGGCGAGCGTCAGCCGCGTCGCCCCCGCAACCCGGCGGCCCGCGACCCCCGAGACCCGCGCGAGCCCCGCCGCACCCCACCCCCGTCCCGCGGCTATGACCCCTATGAACCGCGTGACGGCGAGTACGAGCGCCCGCGGCGCCGTCCGCGGCCCGACGGCTACGAGCCGGACTACGGGCGGCCCGACGAACGCCAGGACCCGTATCAGGAGCGGCCGCGTCGCTCGTCGCCCACCGACAGCAGCCACCATCCCGTCTCGCGGGTGCGCTACCGCAGCACCGATGAGGAACGGCACACCGAGCACCGCACCCGGCCGCGCGCGAGCCACCGCCGCGACGACTGGGAGTAG
- a CDS encoding zinc ribbon domain-containing protein YjdM: MSDVPPPCPACASEFVYESGALLVCPMCAHEWAPGVDEAAVLGDVVTDSVGNPLADGDTVTIVKSLKVKGAGGGVVKIGTKVVGIRLISDGVGDHDIDAKVPGFGRMQLKSSVVKKVL, encoded by the coding sequence ATGTCTGACGTTCCGCCCCCGTGTCCGGCATGTGCGAGTGAATTCGTTTACGAGTCTGGTGCGCTGCTGGTCTGCCCGATGTGTGCGCACGAGTGGGCACCGGGCGTGGACGAGGCCGCCGTGTTGGGTGATGTCGTCACCGACTCGGTGGGAAACCCGCTCGCCGATGGCGACACCGTGACCATCGTCAAGAGTTTGAAGGTCAAGGGTGCCGGTGGTGGGGTCGTCAAGATCGGTACCAAAGTGGTTGGCATCCGCCTGATCTCCGATGGTGTGGGTGATCACGACATCGACGCGAAGGTGCCGGGCTTCGGGCGGATGCAGTTGAAGTCGAGCGTGGTGAAGAAGGTTCTCTGA